attaaatatgatGATGCAAAAGGAAGTTCTTAGCAAATGATGAAGTGCTCCACAGAGGGTGGGTCTCAGTAGAGGTGGAGGTGTGGCCATTCTAGGCCATGGACAAATTGGTTCATGTCCAGGGAGCATTTAAGTTGCCCAGTTTGGCCAGAGTGGAAATGATAGCTGGAAACAGAGGTTGGAACCAGGTTGACCTTGAATGTTAGGCCAGACAGTCCGTGAAAAGCCAGGGAGGGACATCATTGGAACATGGCCTAGGAAAATTAAtcgggaggggtgtgtgtgtgtgtgtgtgtgtgtgtgtgtgtgtgtgtggttggatTAGAAGAAAAAGAGCCTGGAGGTGAGGAAAACACAGCAGGATGCTATAGTAGCAAGGCATAGAGGGGAGGACAGGAACTTGACCTAGAGTGGTGACagcagggtggaagggaggggctggctgGAAGAGATGATGCGAAGGAGACAGTGGTCTGTCTTTGTGCCTAGTTGAATATGGGGtgagggagaaaaatgaattgaaaaagtCTCTGAGGTTTTCAGCCTGTTATAACAGAAGTTGAACAATTAAACACACTTAGCTGGAGACATGCTCCAGTTAGTAAGTTGGAAATTTGCACTGGGAAGTTGTAAACACAGATTTTAGGAGAGAGATGGAGACTGCAGATCCAGATGTGGGATCACCCCTGTTGAGGTTGGAACCATGGGCTTCACATCTCTGACAATGTGCAGGGAGTGACGAGAAAAAGGCTATGAATGGAACCTAACAGGAGATGCCCTTGTAGCAGGAGCTGGAAGGAAGGGCAAGTCTTCTCTAAGTCTCTCTTGACATGACCTGTATGTATGCATTTCTTCtactgatttctttccctctacaaACTCAGTTGAATTTACCTTTGCAGGAATTCTGAGTGTAAAATACCTGGATGTTTCTTGCGTGGCATTGAGAAATCAAAGCAGTATTCTGGAAAGAATTTCAAGCAAAATAAGGATGAACTGGTTCAGAAAATCTACGCTCTGTGTAACAGCTCTGTCTTTGATAAAAAGGTAGACTCGATGAAATaagcacttactgagcacctgctgtatgcccAACTCTCTTGGGAGCTGGGAGTTGTGCAGATGTACTAACTGTATATTTCCTGCCCTTGAGAAGTGTCAGTTTAGATGGGGAGGGGAGTTGAGACATGCATACGTGAAAGACACGGAGAATGTTTTGTGGGTTATAGTATATGGTCCAGACTGTTGCTACCGCCGGTGAtcagcagagagggagaaatcaCTGAGCCTGAGCGGTCAGGAAATAGGATTGCCTGGAGGGAGTGAGACTTCttctgggtcttgaaggatggtAAGGGGAGAGAACAACAGTGGTGGGGGAGAGGGCAAGTGTTGAGGCTTGACTATCTGGAAGAGCGGGTTCGCGTTGAAGGATACTGGGAAagagctgtgggaccttgggcaagttactgagcccctgtttgctcatctgtaaaatgggggaagtCCTAGTACCCTAGTCCCTACCACCTCCTACTTCACAGAATTACCGTTAGGCCTGGGTAAGTGAATGCCCCTGaagtgcctagaacagggcctATGACATAGTGAGCAGTACATGTTAACTAGCATAGGGCTGGTTAATGGAGGGCCTTGGGAGTCGGGTTGGAGGAACTTAAATTGAAATCAGTAGGCACCACTGCCCAGGGATGGGATGTAATGTGGAGTGCCTGCTGAAAGAAATGGTTCTGTCAGTAACCTGTGGTGTGGACTGGATCGGAGAGAATCTGGAGGCAGAGAGACCTGCGGTCATTAGGTTTTCCAGACTTTATTGTCTCTGGTGACAAAACTTCCTGCAGGGAAAGTTCTTAGATCTTTCTAAAGGCTCCCCAGCCTTTGGTGCCCTTCCTGATGACAGTGGTGTTAACATCAGATGACTCTGCTGAGTGGAACCTTAAGTGTTCTGAGTTGCAGTTTTAGTTTGGCCTCATGGCTCTCATTCACGGGCTCCATCTCCTATCCCAGCAGAAGTGTCCTTCGCTCCTTGGCTGCCCCTGACTTTTGTCTCCATACAGGGGAGCACAGATCCTGCATTCAAGTGCTTACAACAGTCTTGCCTTTGTGTGGGCTTCAGCTTAGGTTTTATTCTCCCCAGAATGTTAGATTTGCAAAACTCTTGAGTTGATGTTTTCTGGTCTGCTTAGAACCGCTTTCTGATTCGctcttgtttgctttttgttctcAGCTGCCGGAGAAAATTGACATCGGCTGGAATAAAAAGATGCTGAGAACTGCTGGTTTATGCACCACTGGCGAGATTCGACACCCGAAGAGGGAGCGTTATGCTAAGATTGAGATTTCTCAGAAAGTCTGCGATTCTGCAGGTGATGGCAGGAGCTGGGCAGCTCCCCTGCCGCACTTACATCCGATACGGCGCCTGGGAGGTTACTCTTGGGTGCTGGTGTTCTCTGGCCACCTGTGTCACAGCTTTCCCTGTCACTCCTGGGTGGACAGGCCTACTGTGTGTTGCTTAGAGGACATTATTATTGGATGTCTCAACCACCACCGAGAATCCAGTTTGTCCATATTTCTACCAGGCCTAACTTTCTCTCTGCAGCTCCCCACTGCCAGTGGCAGCATCTCCATCCTCCCAGTAACTGAGGTTCAAGGTCCCCTATATCTAGCCAATCAGCGGATGTTCATAATGACTCTCCTATTATCAtcattccttctctgtctttgcCTCTGCTCAATTGTGGACCCTCATCACCTCACTTTTCTCCCTGCTCCATGCAGCTTCTTGCTAGGAAAGCTTGGGCTTGCCAATGCCTCGAGTGTGGCTTTCGAGGCCATCGTACTTTGGCCCCCTCCATGTGACCAGTCTTGTCTCTCACTACTCCACCTGTGCTCCAACCAGGCTTTCTTCACGCTGGCTTTCAAAATGGGCCACACGCTTTCCTGACCCCAACGTTGGCTCACCTTCTCTACCACACCTAGAAAGACCTTGATAATTTTGCCAATCCAGTCAATTGTTAAGGGCCCAGCTCAGATCCCAGCTTCTCCACGGAGCTTCTCCTGACCAACCCCACTTTATGCTCCTGGAGGGTGGCGACTGGGTCTCGGCTGGATGTATTTCTAGCAGTGTCCCACAAAAAGAGCACATTGGAGCTTTTCCAAAAACACTTGCTCCGCTGAGGCTCTCTGCCATTAATAAAATCAGGTTGAATTCGGTAGAAATTTCACCTTCAGAATCCTGGGGCGATAACACTCCTGCCTGCCCACACGTGCTTATGTGTCTGGTGGGGTGGAGAGTCTAGGGGTGGTTGGGTAACAGACCAGAAGGGAATCGGTTTAAGcctcatgatttctttccattcctcttcTAAGACCGACTCCGGGATACTTTGATCCATGAGATATGCCACGCAGCCTCCTGGCTGCTCGATGGCATCCGTGATTCTCATGGTGACGCATGGAAGTATTATGCCCGAAAATCGAATATGGTGCACCCGGAGCTGCCTGAGGTCACCCGTTGCCATAACTACAAGATTAACTACAGGATTCATTATGAGTGTACTAAGTGCAAATTCAGGTAAGACCCTTCTCCTCAGACTTTTTCCAATTACGTTTTTACTATGGCCTCCACGTGGCTCTTCATTGATTTTATCAGGAAGTACATGGCCATCTGACTTGAGGAGTAAAACTTCTCGACTCCTTTCCatgtcttctttctccattctcttctgcTTTGAGCCAGCCTGACCATGGCCACTGCCTGGTACCCCGCTTGCTGAGATCCCACAGAAGAAGtctggctgtgggctcaggggcaGCAGCTCCGAGAAGATGCGGAGGTACAGTGACTGATTCGTTTGCTGTGTGGTGTCTCTTTCCTCCTTAGGGTCGGCCGCTACACCAGATCGTTGGACACCGAGCGCTTCATCTGTGCCAAGTGCAAGGGCTCTTTGGTCATTCTGCCATTAACTCGGAAAGATGGAACCCCCATTGAGCCCCATGTGAGACCATTTGCTAAGTATGTGCAGGAGAATTACAGAATAGTCAGGAAGGAGACGGCAGGGATAGGTCATGGGGATGTGATGAGAAAGCTCAGCAAGGATTTTAATGCCAAAAAACAAAGCCAGGGTCGTTGAGGTTATCTGAGAATGTATTTGTGTGAGGTGAGTCATCTATTGGTAAGGAGTTTTAGAAAGATATCTTTGATGCTGTGAAGTTATGAATATTAGAATTTAAATCCTTCTTTAAAAGCTTCCTGTTGTTAATGATGTTTGTTCTTCACTAAGGGTTCTGTTGCTAACCATTTTGTGCTGATACCCAAAAGCACTTTGGATCTACTTTGGGTCTTACTTAGATGCTGTAGTTTTAACATGTAGAACAAAAATGCAGAAGAGAAATGAGTTCTGGAGAGTGGCTCGTTGAGAGAACGATAGGCATGCTGAGAAGAGAACAGGTTTTAAAGATAGTACTTCAAAACCAGGGCTGCTGTCAGATGTAACCTGTTACACCTACCTGGAAGTGAAATACAGACATATTTCATGAATTTAGTTGCTGTTGACATTGTATGAAGCCACCTGAACAATGTAActgttcataaaataaaaataaacaaatattttctgcagtTCACTTGTTAGCAAAGTCTGTTCATTGACAACCCATGTCCAGAGCAGAACAAAcccttgggtctttttttttttttttttttttgcggtacgcgggcctctcactgttgtggcctctcccgttgcagagcacaggctcNNNNNNNNNNNNNNNNNNNNNNNNNNNNNNNNNNNNNNNNNNNNNNNNNNNNNNNNNNNNNNNNNNNNNNNNNNNNNNNNNNNNNNNNNNNNNNNNNNNNNNNNNNNNNNNcgcgcaggctcagcggccatggctcacgggcccagccgctccgcggcatgtgggatcttcccggacgggggcacgaacccatgttcgctgcattggcaggcagactcccaaccactgcgccaccagggaagccccaacccttGCGTCTTTGTCTAAGACCCCGGACCTCTCAAGCTCTCCAGGATGTGTCTGGAAGAACAGCCTCCGTTTAGGGTTTCTCTTGGAGTTTTTGACTGCCCATAAGCACTTCAACAACCTCCCCACTTTTGGGAGCTGTCTGGGATGTAGACTGGAATCAAcgttgtatttgttttctatttctgccaaAACAGTCTGCCAAAGCAGATTACCATGagtttagtgacttaaaacaacacaaatgtattatcttacagctcGGGAGGTCAGAAGTGTGGCGCATACCGCATAAGTCTAAAATCAAGGAGTGGGCAGGGCCGCATTCCTCTCtggaggccctgggctggggaatcaatttccttctctttccagcttctaggggctgcttgcattccttggtttgtggcccccttcctccatcttcaaagccagtgacatctctttctctgactctctccccttctgcctctctctttcactttttttttttttttttgcggtatgcacagccgctccacggcacgcgggatcctcccagaccggggcacgaacctgcgtcccctgcatcggcaggcagactctcaaccactgcaccaccagggaagccctctctctttcacttttaaggacccttgtgataaCACTGGGCTCACCCAGGTAATCCaggaaaatcttattttaaagtcagctgattagcaacctcaATTCCCTTTTGCCACGTGAGGTAACattaacatattcacaagttctaGGGATTAGAGTGTGGACATTTGGGGACTTGTTATTCAGCCTGCCACAAACATCTTTACTAGTCTAGCATCACTGATACTTTTTTATAGGCAGGATGTGTTATTCTGTCATCtgccttccatccttccttcattttgcagatgctGAGAGTGTTCTTTCAGTGGCCACAAACTGAAGCCTAAGCACAAGTCTAGATGGGATCGGGTATGTGCACAGTGTGGTATGCGCTCCCCCAGCTAAATCCTTGGGTCCGTCTTCTCCAGTCCCACCTCCAGCCACATCTGCAATCTTAGCAAAGCCCAGCTCGCCTGTGAAACTGGATCATGGCACATTGGTGATTTCATTAGGGAGAACTGACAGTGCAGTGGTTCCACCCCTGCAAAGGGAGGGTCCAGCCCTCTTGCCTTACCTCAGTAGCCCTGGTCACTTCCCCCACTCACTTCCACCCCAGCTATAGCCATGGGAAGATGCTCCCTGCAGCCCACACATGCCTCCAGGTGGCCTATGTGCTAATGACTGCCAAGTCGTCTGATCTTTTTTTCCAGTCCCACTTCTATCTCCTTAGTAAGAGCCTGTGTCACCTCTAACATGAATAACCACTACAGCCTTGTAACCTATGATACCCTCACCTGATGCCAAACTAACTTTCAGTCTTTTCCACCCTCTCTCTACCTGAACCCTTAATTCTAGCCAGTTGGGACCACTTATCATTCCTCCAATAAGCATTGCTGTTTCCAGCCTTCCCGCCTTTGCTGCTGCCCTCCCATCTGCCTGGAAATaccatctttccttctctttgcccTTGGAGATACTACTTGCCCCTTAAGTTCTTACTCGTTTCTCTGTCTTCAAGAAGGCTTCCCAAATGGCTCCAGCCACAGTGCTCTGAACATGTGCTGCACATTTGCCTCGTGGCATAGACTGCTTGGTATTGTCACCTATACATTTTCCTTGCTGGCCTTAGCTTCTGGAGTGCAGGGACTATGTCATATTTATGTCTGAAGGCCCCTTCCCCAAATTACACCTAGACAGTGTCTAGCCAGCGGGTTGGCTAACTGTTTACCCTGCACCCATGTCCCTGGGTGCTTCCCTGTGAGTGACAGGTGCGCCcgggagggcagagaggaggggagacagagacagaggcagcaTTGTTTGGCACAGACCCGGGGCCAGACAAGGAGAAGCAGGAAGTGCATCCCCAGAgcctgggcagggctggctgcAATGATGCACTGACACACCCTGGTCCTGATTAGCTTGTTTATTGAAAAGTTTGAAGCAGAGTTTTAGACATAAAAATCAAAGTGAGCAAACACAGAGGTCTCGGGAACCACAGCCAGAGTCACTGCGGAACAGGAGGTCCGACCAAGGCAGCTGCCATTATGCTGTTTGCCTCATGCTCCCTGCATACGGGGAAGGCTGAGGCCTAGTTACTGAATTAGAAGGGTGGTGGGGTTCCGAGCGGCCAAGGTAAGAAGGGCCTGAAGGCAGCCACCTCTGAAGCGGCGGGATGGGGGCTGCGCAGCTAGGGAGCAGTGATGGCGCAGCCCCCAGAGCCAGGAGGGGACTCAAAGGAGTGTGTGTCTGGGGAGCGAGCGAGGGAGGAGTCTGGAATGTGGGGGGAGTCGGGCTGCGTGGGAGAAGGGGATCCCCCATCCCAGCCTCACAAGCCTGAGTAGGAGGCCTCTGTGGTCTCAGACCAGGATGAATCCCGGCGGGAAGCTGGAGGCTGCCGCTGGTGGCCCCTCTGGTCGGGGCAGCCCAGGCGCATAAGTAGCATCCACATCCGCTCTCGGAACTTGACACCCACAAAGGCATAGAGCAGAGGGTTGAGGCAGCAGTGCATGTAGCCCATGCCCGACGTGACCGACTTGGCCACGTCCACACTGCTTTCTCGGCCACAGTTGCGGGCCACGGCCCCCAGGTCCATGAGGGTGTCCACCAGCACCACCAGGTGGTAGGGGGTCCAGCAGAGGGCAaaggccaccaccaccaccaccaccagcctcATGGCTCTGAGCCGCCGCTGGCCCCTGGAGACCAGCAGCACAGCCAGGATGCGGGCATAGCAATAGGCCATGACCAGCAGGGGCAGCAGGAAACCGGCGACCAGCTGCAGAACGCGCAGGGCCGTGCGGCCCACCTGCGGGAAGCTGTACTGGCAGTGGGTGGCGTTGAGGCGCTTGTCGTGGTGGGCAGACAGGAAGATGAAGTCCGGGAGCGCAAAGAGCAGACAGAGCCCCCAGACCGCCACACAGGTGAGGGCCACGCGGGTCGGGGGCCCCCGGCGGTAGAGCTGGGTGGCATGCACGATGCTCAGATACCGATCGAAGCTGATGCAGGCCAGCAGGAGGGCCCCCGCGTAGAAGTTGATGTTGAAGAGGGCACCCGCCACTTTGCAGAGGCCGGAGCCGAAGACCCACTCGACGGCTGCGTCCACCGCCCAGAGCGGGAGCGTCAGCACCAGCAGTGCGTCAGCCACGGCCAAGTGCAGCAAGAAGGTGTCGGTGCTGCTGAGGGCCGCCCGCTGGCTCAGCAGCACGGCCGCCACGGCGCCATTGCCCAGCAGCCCCAGCACGAAGAGGAGGCTGTAGAGGACGGGCAGGAAGGCCCGGTCGAAGTTGAGGCTGAAGTCCTgcgggcagggtggggaggggcagcaaGAGTGACTCTCGTTTTCTCCGTAGTCATAGGAAGAGTTTTCCAGGAGGAAGTCAAGCTCCGAGGCTTGGAACTCTTGGCGTTCACTCAtctgtggagggagggagggcacagAGCCTGTGAAGGGCttagatcagctcagtggtttgtggccacctagaggggtgggatagggagggtgggagggagacgcaagagggaagagatatggggatatatgtatgtgtataactgattcactttgttgtaaagcagaaactaacacaccattgtaaagcaattctactccaataaagatgttacaaataaataaataaataaataaaatttaaagttaaaagtcACTCCTTCGattaggaatttgagattaacagatacacactacgacatgtaaaatagataaacagcaagggcctactgtatggcacagggaactatattcaatatcttgtaggttatctataatggaaaagaatctgaaaaagaatagatatatacgtaagcataactgaatcactttgctgtacacctgaaacattgtaaatcaactatacttcaattaaaaaacatcaCTCCTTCAAGATTTAGTCTGAGGAGCCTTTCTCGAAGCAACTCCTCTGTAAGGCAGGCCCGGAGGCCTGGGCTGTACCCTGTAACTGTCCTGAATTTCTTCTGAAACCACGCCCTCTGAGCTCCAGATGTCTGGCCTGGGTGCTGGGCTGGTAACTTCCCTCCTCGAaggctgcttctctctctctcccttctgggTCATCCCATCGGTCCAGGGACTGTGGACCAGAGGGAGCGCTTCCATCTTGTGCCCAGAGCCCACCcggccccctctcctctctccttgcccTTCCTTCATGGCTTACGGTCCTCAGTGTCCTGGCCACGGCTAGTTCCACCACCTTCGTCCCCTGGCGCCTATCCGCAGTCCCCTCTCCCAGTCACtggccctcctcttccctcctcagcCCTTGTCTGGGGACTCCAactgcctgccccccaccccgtgggGCCCCTCTACAAATCACTGCAGCCCCCCCAACACATGCTTTCTGCCCCTGTCCTTCCCCTCCTCGACACTGAGGCCTGCCACCCGCCGGGGACTTGCCCAGCAAGCTCTATTAGAAACATTCCTTACCCCCTTCCCCTGCAAACCACGCCATAGCTGAGGGCCTCCCAGGGGCCAATTCAGTCTGGCATGGAAGATCAAAGTTCCAAGTCAGAGCTGAAGGGAGCCTTGGGGACCGTGAGGGGTGAGCCTCAACCTCATGCGTTTCGCAGATGAGGCACCAAAGCCAGAAAGGGGAGGGGTCTCGCCTGTGGTCATTCACAAGTCAGTGGCCAAGGTGGTTTCCCAATTCCCGGTCCAGAGTGCTTCTTCTACACAACCCCTGCATTCTCTACCTATTCACCCAACCCTCTGGTGGCCCCGGCTTGTGGGCCAGCCCTGACGTTCCCCTAGTGTCCTAGGCTCTCCACTTGGAGCCGTGGTCTGGCCTGGCTGGACAGCGGCACTTACCTCGGGGACCATGGCTGGGCTGGTACTCTGGCTGCCTGGCCGTGTGCTGCCTGCCCCTCTGCTTTGGTGCTTGTGGTCGGGAACCTCCGCTACACAGAGGAAGTCAGGGTTTCACGCGGTTCTCGGCAGCAGCCTCTTCCAAGGGGTTATCTATACCAGAACTCCCTAGACCCAAGGCCACGGGGTTCCTACCCCAACATCCCGCTGGCCCGGGGAAGCTGCTCTGGGAGTTGAACACAAGCCTGGGACCAGAAAAGCCTGGGGCcgagggaagggcaggggcaggTGCTTTGAGGGGAGAGGTCTGAAGGAGAAGCAGGGCAGCTGCAAGGGCAGGGGTAAGAACTGCTGCTCATCCATCCTGGGCTGGAGTTGCTCTCACACGATTGTGGACTGGATAGCTAAACGTGTTAACTCTATAAAGGAGATGAaccttcttaaaaatgaaaatatttgaaagcaatcCATCACACTAATTCTAGTCCTTTACCATTGCCCCTCCCTGCTAAGCAACAGGGGCAAGGAAAGGGAACTGCTAGTAACGAACTTGCTGTGTGCTGGGTGTTGCTTTAGGCGTTTTCCCTGACACTGCCTCATTCCAACCACACAACTCCCTTGtaggggcggggggtgggcggCATCCCCATGTCTAATCCAGAAAGGGGAAAGGCCTTCGCCAGACATAACAAGCAAGGGTAGGTGCTAAGATTGAACCCACAGCTGTCTGACTCTCCTTTTACCACTCCTCACACTGCCTTCAGTTGCTTTCTAATGCATAAACAATGATATATTCACacagttaaaaacaaatgaactaaaaGCTATATATTTTAACATGGACGCATCTAGAAAAGCCAATGACCAATGGTGGAAGAGGCAAGTTAGGGAATACTGTGTATAGTTTGACACCACTTAGGTAAATTcgaaaaaccacacacacaaaacaatacCGTGTTGTTTTGGATACAGCTATTTGTCCTAGAAGTTTAAAGTAGGGAATGGACACACCACACATCCACGAGAGCAGTTGCTTCTGGAGTGAAGAGAAGGGGAATAGGGCTGGGGAAGACTACATGGGGATCTCCCTATTGCCCTGCTCTCATTATCAGAGGGAAAAGGCAGCCCCTTGCCTCTCCCAagcagtttctctctctcctcataggtgaaaagcagagagagagagagagagagagagagagagagagagagagagagagagagagagggagactgaGACAGAGGCTACGGCATTGGGGTCCAGTTTTCAGCCAGAATGCGTCACCTGAGCCTCCGGGCTTGGGTCTGGAATTCAGCTCAAACTTAATGGACAAAACACACAGTTGTGAGGCAGCGAGGTCCTTCCCCGCCTCCTGTGGCCAGAAGATGTGACTATCCTTGCTCTA
This window of the Physeter macrocephalus isolate SW-GA chromosome 21, ASM283717v5, whole genome shotgun sequence genome carries:
- the CXCR3 gene encoding C-X-C chemokine receptor type 3, which codes for MHTNCRGGEFSKPGLQEPVVGGRLLEAPQILLEASQKADFCLVLQVPRPGDSDISSPYGGSRPQAPKQRGRQHTARQPEYQPSHGPRGSVPSLPPQMSERQEFQASELDFLLENSSYDYGENESHSCCPSPPCPQDFSLNFDRAFLPVLYSLLFVLGLLGNGAVAAVLLSQRAALSSTDTFLLHLAVADALLVLTLPLWAVDAAVEWVFGSGLCKVAGALFNINFYAGALLLACISFDRYLSIVHATQLYRRGPPTRVALTCVAVWGLCLLFALPDFIFLSAHHDKRLNATHCQYSFPQVGRTALRVLQLVAGFLLPLLVMAYCYARILAVLLVSRGQRRLRAMRLVVVVVVAFALCWTPYHLVVLVDTLMDLGAVARNCGRESSVDVAKSVTSGMGYMHCCLNPLLYAFVGVKFRERMWMLLMRLGCPDQRGHQRQPPASRRDSSWSETTEASYSGL